In Cyclopterus lumpus isolate fCycLum1 chromosome 13, fCycLum1.pri, whole genome shotgun sequence, the genomic window tattaataaatagcCTAATGATGCTATTTTACAAAAGGCTCATTGAGGACACAGCATAATATACAAAATGTGTCAACTTTGATTATTGAGCACAGTTATGCATGCACTGTAAGTTCCTCTATCTAAACAATAATATATGAACTTGTATTTTTACTTCACCAACGGGAGGAAAGAGCAACATAATccaacaaatgaaaacaaaaaaaggattcaCCAAATCAAAAATCCGATTGTGTTCTCTCACAGAGCAAGCACTGACTTACTGCCATACAAAAGACAATGCTTACAACTTTGCAGAGttaaacacaaccacacaacttGGTTTGCTGAAGTGCCTGCCACCATGACTACAGAGTCAACTGACCAAGGCAAATATTAAGTCAGCCAAAAGCATTACACAAATGCAGATTGAACCACAACAGTATCCCCATCATAGCAGGACTATCAATATTGTTTAGCAGGACTATCAATATTGTTTAAGTGCCAGATGACGGTTAGAGCTCCCAGCAACAGCTGAAGAAACTGTTATCATTATGCAAGAGTTCAAAGCAGCAAGGTTGCACTTCcatggaaaaaaatacaatgagTTCAACAAATTCCTCAACCGAACAGAGCTGACTATGACATCAATGGGATCACATAAAAGAAGCCGACGTAAAAACACCGGCATCAGAGGTCCCAGTATTTAAAGGGATATCTACAGCTGCCCAAAATGATAATGCCACTCATAACCCAAAAACTGCAGAACCAGAAGGTtccatgtgatgaaggtgctggagaggctggtcttggctcacctcactggaccctctgcaatGTGCTTACCAGCCTCGTGTGGGAGTGGACGAggccatcatctacctgctgcagcgACCTCAGtccacctggatggaaccggtggctctgtgagaatcactttctttgacttctccattCAACatcatccaaccactgctgctgagtgagaagctgtggggggtcaacgcgtccaccgtctcctggatcactgactacctcacaggcgtcagactgggccgtgtgctgtctgggacAGTGGTCAGTGGTGTTGTTCCCActgggaactgttctgtctcccttcctgttcaccctgtacaccactgacttcaattcaattcagtttattttatatagcccaatatcacaaattacaaatttgcctcagagggctttacaatttgtacacatacgacatccctgtcccaggacctcacatcggatcaggaaaaactccccaaaaataacctttgacatggaaaaaagggaagaaaccttcaggagagcaacagaggaggatccctctcctcggatggacagaagcaatagatgtcatgtgaccagataaaCAGCGTTACcaagttacaacacattcaatgaatatgacagaaatgtatgaataattattagtaggcatggaccacgatccagacctccacaatccatgaaacagaaggaggtagagaagagacggaggggcatcagcagggccatggcaggaggccgggccacagagacatcgcgaaagaggccagaccaatgaggacccaggaccagctttagacaccgccaggtccaatggaccctacgagatgaagtcacaaagactccggggaggaattagagttagtaatgtgcaatggagagatgtaaattcatccataagtagagagagaagagaggagctcagtgtatcctaaaacatcccccagcagcctataagcctatagcagcatatctaggggctggaccagggcaaacctgctataaaagaggagcttgataactgaaggctcttccaggacaactcggggtcatgccatctgcagaggttctctgatgactctgcagtggtcgggtgtattaaggacggacaggaggaggagtacagggcagtagtggatgactttgtggagtgggccagaagaaatcacctgcttctgaacgtggccaagaccagagcaATGGTGGTCGACTTCAAGAGGAAGACGACAGCTCCACAAccactgagagttctgggagaggatgtggacatggtggaggagtacagcttcctgggtgtctccatcgacagcaggctgaactggaaggccaacatcaatgctgtgtaaGAAGAAGTAGACTCTTTTTCTTAAGGGAAACTTCGAACCTTTAAtatgtgcagcaagatgttggagatgttctaccattctgttggaccagtgctctgtacatctccgtagtctgctgggggagcagcattggaaccagagacaccaaacaactcactaaactggtgaagaaggccggctccatcattggctgctaACTGGACTATCcagaacaggtggtggagaggaggacactgaagaaatgattgtccatattgaTAACCCGGaccatcctctccatcacctactgcagggacagcggagcaagtgctccaacagactgcttcagctccgcttcacaaagacagatatgggagaacattcctgatacaggagaacattcctgctacaggaaaacattcctgctACAGAAGAACAtacctgatacagaagaacattcctgatacagaagaacattcctgatacaggagaacattcctgccaactgctattagactttatattAAATCTCCTCTTTCCAAATCATCCTCAAACTgatcatcaataaaccttgcatcGCTGTGACTGTATccactttcattttcatttcctttattatttaaggtcttaaatgtaatatgccctgctactttattttattttactctattgtatatttgtaaaaaatgttttgctgctgcgtcAAGAAATTtgcccctggggatgaataaagtataatctaatctaatgtaATCTCTATCAGACTCTTTTTTCCCTACCTTAAGAGACTGCTGTGACGACAAAATGCATTCAAAGAATTACTTAAAAACAACGTAAGAATACAAGAAAGGTCACTACGAAAGAAGAGATTCATGGGAAAAATGGTGAGGTTGGTGAGGGTCACTGGCACCAGTTTACAGTAAATCAATCCTGTTCACACAAGATGCGCTTTCGACATAACCCAGAGACAGGTTATTGCAACCCTGATTCAAAAGAAGCAACATAGTTGAATCCACCAACTTTGAATTTATCACATAAACAAAACCAGGAGCATATACTCTCTGAGCCAGCTGGCAGGGAGAGTGGTTGAGAAAGACTGCTGAGGGGCATTTGAACTCAGGTGCCATTCATCAACAATAGGACAGGTAGACAATAATCTGCCCTGGATGACCTTCAATCCAACGAAACAGAACGACAGAAAGCAATGTCCTTGAACAAAATAACCCTACCCTTAGTGTTGCCCACTAAGCAACCTAAAGAACTAACCCATATGACTTACCGAAATGGCCCATTATCCACTTGAGTAATGAGTAAATATTTAAGCTGGTATTTACAATATAAGTGCTGTAAATACCACTTATATAAGCATAGTAATACATTGGTAAGAAAACTACAGGCAGCTGAGACCCTGCAGTAGACTCATGGTGATTCAAGTTGGTCATGTTATGTATAACACCGAAGGGTTGTGGTCAGTGTAAACCACAACCAAGTACTGGAAGAACCTAGGGAAACACCAAAGTGTGCAAGTATGGAGTAACGATGGTGATGGCAGTTGAACTTCTTGGGGTCGCAGCAAACAAGATGCTCAACTCCCAATGTGTCATCCTGGAGAAGGACAGCTCCAGCACTCAAATCACTTGCATAAACAGCAAGTTAGAAGGCCAGACTTAAATTAAGTAAGAGGCTCCCAAAACGGAAGCCCTAACCAAAGGTGCTTTGATATTTATAAAGCCAACTAGCAAAACTCAGACCCAATGAAAGAGACCTTCGGGCTGAGCAGGTTAGTTAAAGGAAGAAACGTTTTTACAGAAAGTCCTGTAATAACCATCCATCCCACAGAACCTTTTTAATTCCAGCCTTGTAATCAGGGCAGCGAAGTTTACTATAGCCTTCACGTTGGCCTCTATTGGACAGACCGAGCTGTGCCCCACAACTCTACCCAACTAGATCACCGTGGATTTCACACACTCGTATGTCACCAGGTTCAGGATCAAGTATGCCTCCATCAATTGCTTTGTTTCTTCCTCACACCAAGTTACCGTCTCTGTTGAAGCTAGTTTGTGGCAGTGTTCCTACTTCAAAGCCAGGAACTCCACGAGTTGCGCAGGATATCTGGACCAGATTTGGATCACAGACTTGCTGGAAGAATCTACAGGTCTCATTTTCTGCTCACACTCTGCTACTTGTCTCAAACATGCACCCAGACCATAAGTGGAAGCATCAACTCACAAAATAAAGGACGTGAGCCAACGCTACAGTGTGTAAAAGCCTGTTTCAGAGCGTGGAAAGCTTCTTGGCATTCTCTAGTCCAGTCAGAAGGAGAAAGCGTACGCCATGTTGGGTGCTGGGAATGAGACTGGGAATGAGACTTGGGCTCAGATGTCAGCTTGTACAGTGGTCTCACCAGAGTAGAAAAGCCTTCGATGAAGGATTGTAGTAGTCGAACATGCCAAACACTGATCTAAGTTTCCAACAAGGTAGAGTAAATCCATCCACCTTCATCAGGTCCTTCTCTAAAAGCTTTGCTCTGACCTCAACCTGGATCTGTGAAAACCATTCTCTAATTATCTGGCCCAGGGACAACAGCTTCTGTCTAAAAGGTGACATTTATTTGGAGCAAGTTTGAGGCCATGGTTCTGCAGGCAACTGAGcactattaatatataataataataataaagtttctCAAAGGTTAGCTCATCATATGGGGCAAAGACAAGGTGGTCATCAAGATAGCAGGTGATGGTGTAGTGATGGTCACAGAAGAGGGATGGCATTAGCCTCAAGAAGGAGCCTTGACTGTGGCAGTCTATTATACTCATAGAAGGCAACAGAGGTTGTGCATGCAGTGAACCTTTAGTCACCTTCATGGAGGGGGACCTTGTAGGAGCTGTAGGTCAGATCCATGGAGCTGAAAAAGCCCTACCTCAAAAGCAGCCAGTGCATCAGAGTGGTGAGGCAGAGCGAAAGCATCCTTGAGAGTATATCTGTTTCGCTTCCAGAAACCAGTGCAGTCTCAAAGATCCCCTTTCTTCTTCCAGACTAACAGCAGGAGAGACGCCAACTAACTGCAGGACTTCCTGATGATAcccttttcctccatctcttcgAGAACCACCTCGAGCTTATGGTAGTTTGTTGGAGAGTCTCTTCAGTGCTCCATCATCTCCTTCTCATTCACAAATGCTCGGAGCAGAATCAGTGCCCATACTCTCGGCCTCTAAATGTGAACAGACAGAGTAGCACTCTTGAGCAGGGCTGGGAGAGACACTGACGGCGTTCTGGTGTCTAGGTCCGTCTTTGATGCTGTGGTCACTCGAAAAGAACCACAGGTGGTCACAAATGCATAGAAACAGTGTCAATATAATTACGTTCTCTCTTTGATCAACTTTCCATTATTATTCAGATTTTCATTTAActgtcacacactcacctggAGGATACAAGTCTGATTTGTTCCCCCAGTGGTTTTTTTATAGCTGAATCATTACCTTGGATACTGTAACATACTAACAATTGAAGGTTCCACTTGCAATTAAGTCTGAGAGGTAACAATAAGGCAAGAAAACTAACCTGTTGACAATGAAGGGGCAAAACCCATCCAATCAGCATCATGGGCCTTGGAGAGTTGCACTTCTTTCTAATACTGGTTCAGGTGGTTGAACAGCAACAGGCTTAACGTGGGTTTGTTTCTTACTAAGAACTGGATATCGAGCAGCAATATGACCAAGCTTCATTCAatagaaaaaaagttttatgTTCATGATTTGCAGTTAGTAAACTTCTGGGTTCATTCAAAAGACTTCCTAGGAAAGTTGGAGCTGTAGTGTAAAGAAAGTGAaacagtcattcattcatttctgaATCGTTTATTGCAGACAAAGATTTGCATTGTAATATCAACTGGATTACAAACCATCTAGGGCAGAAGAGGCATTACCActtagaaaacacacaagccTCAATGGAAATTCTGTCATTTGCTAGGATACAAGGCAAGGGCAAAACATGTATGTGAGACTTAAAGAGTAAATTAACTTTGTTTGCTTGAATTTGGAGGACATTTTTTCCATTTGATAGTTGTGTGTGACACTGACAGACAAAGTAACAGGGTGGTGATTGTAATTAACTCTCTAGTGGTTGTTGAAGAGCTGAGGATCCGGGGTATAAAATGTATTAGTTGGACTTGGTGTTGGCCATAACCCATACAAAGCTCAGTTTGAATGTTGTCTTGGATAAAATGACTAACTGGAACATTGAAACCCTTGAATGTCCTCGATAAGGGTACCCGTGTAGCAATTGCTGACAACAGACGGGTCACCTGTGACACTTTTAGTTTTGTTCCCCATCgtttaaaatgaaagaaaaacatccagACAGAAAAACCTGCAGATAACTGGAGCACATGACAAGTAAATGTTGATTGATGTTTGCGTtatggggagaaagaaaaacccACTCTGCATTAATTTAAGTCATATTCCACAAGAAAATTTTTATTTGAGCTGACTGGATGTACACTGGATCAGCGgcctgtgtgtctgagtgtgttcCTGGGAGCGGACTACACAATCATTTCCAGCTGTCGTGCATATTCGATGACCTGTTGTGCCAGCTCCGTAGAGGGGATGGTCACCTCTTCTGTCCGCTGCTGCTGAGTGGTGAAAGAGTAATAGCCATCTGGGCTCAAACTCCATCCTCTCTAAAATGAAATCAACAATATGCATTGGCTGTTGGgcaatttaattatttgtcGGCAAGAATCTAGGACATTTGGTTTCAACTTCGAAATGGAAATAATAAGAAAACCTGTTTAAGAAAATCTTAAGTTCAATAATCAGCTGTCTGCAATTCCACTCAATGTCAGGCTGCTTTCTCCACCTTACCtaatttgttaaatgtgcttctattaaattaaatactacGTGTTGGACCAGATTATAGATACTTCTCTGAATTAGGCTTGGACAGACTTTGAGCTGCTGCAActattgtttacatttgttaaaTTACATGTATTGGCTGTAAACATCTGCAACAAACCAAGGACGATATGATAGAAATGACACCTACAAGGTGGTACGTTCTAATTCatagtttgtctttttgtgtgttttagttacCACCATAACTTCTataagtaaagtaaataaaaactcGGTAAGACAGTTGGCCACAAGCCTGTATTAATTTACCCTCCCATTATATTCAAATGCAAGTGGAAAATACAAACACTGTTAATTTTATGAAACCTGcagaaatccttttttttcttcttgtaatCTCGGCATACAACTGACATTTGGCATTACATTTAAACTCATTTCACAATCGAAAATATACATACCTTTTTGGCATAATCTGTCATCTTTTTTGGGGAACTGAAGAAAAGCACACGGGTGGCCTCACTGAACTGGATCTGCTCATATGCTTTTTCTATGCAACCTGCGATCTCATCACTGCAATTGAAAGGGTCACAGATttagttgaagtgttctttaaagACAAGGGCATTTTATCAcctggtcttttttttgttttacctgcTGATTACATAACAATCAAGATTAAACAgtcaaataaagaataaatggaGGTATCCTTACTGATAATTGAAAATAACAGATTGAGTTGTTTCCTTTACAGAGTCCATCATTTTCTATATCGAGACATCAAACCACTTAcaaaaggaaagagaagggaccatgcatttaaattgtgtgtgtgtatatatatatatatatatatatatatatatatatatatatatatatatatatatatatatatacatacatatacacacacacacatatacatatatgtacacatatatatatatatatatatatatatatatatatatatatatatatatatatatatatatatatatatatatatatacatatatgtacacatatacatacatatatgtacattatatatatatatatatatacatatatatatacatatatatatacatacgagTATTAGCTGACATCCATCAATGGCCAATTGACCGGAGCACAAGTGACCTGATCAAATTGGGTTAATACGCTtcaccaaagaaaacaaaagattcTGCATTTACAATATGGCTGTAaagcacacacaaataattgtattaattaatcaaaCATCGAAACAATAGCAGGCACAGTTACCATATTCATTCTTACCGAATTGTGTCGAGCAGAATATCTATAAAAAAGGTGTAGCTCTCAGCAGGGATGTTGCCTTTGGCAAGAAAGACCTTGTTGTAACTTCCTTCCATCAAGTACTGAAAAGGCCAGGAGAGGATATAAAACATCACAATGGtatttacacattattattacCCAATGTTGATATTTTTGTGTTAATAGACAATTAGACTAAAagccatatacatacacacacacacacacacatatatatacacacacacacacgtgtgtatatatatatatatatatatatatatatatatatatatatatatatatatatatatatatgccaaaATGAAGCCATTTGAATATGAATGTGATAATTTGAGGGCACCAAGAAACAGCTGGTAGCCGGCTAATAAACTAATTGGACAAAAAAATATCAACATTTCACAACAGTCCAATATCAATTCCTTAATGTGTGCTTTGCCAAGAGGGAAATTGCAGCACCTGCTCTAGGGACACTGGGTGTCTGATGTATACGTTGGCCTGAATATCTCTTGCACTCAGTCTCTCAAGTTCTGTGTGAAACTCAGACACCCGGTTCTGTGAGAGCAGGAAGAGCAGATTGAGTCCAAGTAGCTGATGCATGTAGGCAGCTTCAGGCAGTTCCTCCCTTAATGACAAAAGGTAAAGAAGGAGTAATGTTAGACTAGCCCAGTAAGTACTGTATAGCAGAACActctatattaaaaaaacatgaaacggTGACATTACTTGTAATCAAAGTAGTAACATTTAAGCTGGGCCATGTATCTCTCAAAGGATGGGATGTCCTTCTTGAGGATACTCCACAAAGCTCCAATTTCAAGGATatcacctgaaacacagacacaaattgTTCTTAATTGGGGATATCTTCTTGATAACAGGAATACTAGTTAATCAAATGCTAATCCACAATTAACATGAATATTGTCTGTTAGTTCTACATGCCACCTTTACTCACGGGCTAAAATGAGCTGCTGCTTCGTGAGTGCAGACCCACTGGTCGGTAAGAAGTTCAGCTCCAGTAATGAAACCTGCAAAAAGAAGTTTGCCGATTTCCAcatgttttttcatttaatgaTACTTAATACCTCTACATTTAACAAATAATGTATGTTTACTTccttatatttatttgacatcttAATTACTAGACTAGattaatacaacatataaatTGACTAACGAGTTATGATCATAATAAATTAAGTTACCCTGcagtaaagtaattaaaatgagcCCTACCAATTCCAGCTGCAACATTTAGTAACTTAGCTGTAGACATTAAGGCATTCTGAATGCACGACTTTTACTTGTAGAACGTATTTTTTACAGCGTGTTGTacttaaaattataataaatacattttagatCAATAAAAGATCTGAATATGTATTCTACCTCTGTCCTATATTACTGTATCAAATGTGCCTTCAGGTCCTCCTGCGACTTAAC contains:
- the psmd8 gene encoding 26S proteasome non-ATPase regulatory subunit 8, with protein sequence MATRVLYDSYLTYYGGRCRIFCRITMALKETAGLYETLKTEWNKKNPNLSKCGDFLSKLKVSLLELNFLPTSGSALTKQQLILARDILEIGALWSILKKDIPSFERYMAQLKCYYFDYKEELPEAAYMHQLLGLNLLFLLSQNRVSEFHTELERLSARDIQANVYIRHPVSLEQYLMEGSYNKVFLAKGNIPAESYTFFIDILLDTIRDEIAGCIEKAYEQIQFSEATRVLFFSSPKKMTDYAKKRGWSLSPDGYYSFTTQQQRTEEVTIPSTELAQQVIEYARQLEMIV